A single window of Athene noctua chromosome 1, bAthNoc1.hap1.1, whole genome shotgun sequence DNA harbors:
- the EVA1A gene encoding protein eva-1 homolog A isoform X3, whose protein sequence is MEPVGVSTEMALLSNVLAAYAFITENPERAALYFVSGVCIGLVLTLLALVLRVSCRTDCKRSSAKKPPRERESDSDSSDSDDDSDTTSDLSARRHRRFERTLNMNVFTSAEELERAQRLEERERIIREIWMNGQPDIPGTRSLNRYY, encoded by the exons ATGGAGCCTGTGGGCGTTAGCACAGAGATGGCACTGCTCAGCAACGTCCTAGCAGCGTATGCCTTTATCACAG AAAACCCTGAGCGAGCTGCTCTGTATTTCGTCTCCGGAGTGTGCATTGGACTCGTCTTGACCCTGCTGGCCCTGGTGCTCAGGGTGTCCTGCCGAACTGACTGCAAACGCTCCTCTGCCAAAAAACCTCCTCGGGAGCGGGAGAGTGACAGCGACAGCAGCGACAGCGATGACGATTCAGACACCACCTCGGACCTGTCTGCCCGCAGGCACCGCAGGTTCGAGAGGACTTTGAACATGAACGTCTTCACCTCGGCGGAGGAGCTGGAGCGAGCTCAGCGGCTCGAGGAGCGGGAGCGCATCATCCGGGAGATCTGGATGAACGGCCAGCCAGACATCCCAGGCACCAGGAGCCTCAACCGCTACTACTAA